The following proteins come from a genomic window of Aquimarina sp. MAR_2010_214:
- the ybeY gene encoding rRNA maturation RNase YbeY: MINFFYETNIKLPNEASLSSWINAVILSENKSEGEINFILCDDKYLLKINQDFLDHDTLTDVISFDNTIGNQLNGDIFISAERVKDNANEFMVSEEEEMRRVLIHGVLHFCGYKDKSDIDEKLMRQKEEEKLLMFHVEH, encoded by the coding sequence ATGATTAATTTTTTTTACGAAACGAACATAAAACTACCCAATGAAGCCTCTTTATCTTCTTGGATTAATGCAGTTATTTTATCAGAAAACAAGTCAGAAGGAGAGATTAATTTCATCTTGTGTGATGATAAGTATTTGCTTAAAATAAATCAGGATTTTTTGGATCACGATACACTCACTGATGTTATAAGTTTTGATAATACAATAGGGAACCAATTAAATGGTGACATATTTATTTCTGCAGAAAGAGTAAAGGATAATGCCAATGAATTTATGGTTTCTGAGGAGGAAGAAATGAGACGAGTTTTGATACATGGGGTACTTCATTTTTGCGGATATAAGGATAAGTCTGATATAGACGAAAAGCTTATGAGACAAAAAGAAGAGGAGAAATTACTAATGTTCCACGTGGAACATTAG
- a CDS encoding alkane 1-monooxygenase produces MKDLKYICAYTIPFMAIIGIWLHGIYTYLTPIYAFGVIPILELFTNSSSKNIDGNHKILQSKKKIFDWMLYFNLPMVYGILLFAIYTCTSSNLDTYEVVGIIISLGIVLGSNGINVGHELGHRFTKERYIGKALLLPSLYMHFYIEHNFGHHLKVATKEDPATARYNQPVYLFWITSTIRQYISAWKIQLKLLNQNNQAFFSIKNDMLWYFLITIIYLMLLTYFFGLYGLLVAILSGITGFLLLETINYIEHYGLVRTKTSSGRYERVKEIHSWNSNHTLGRIMLYELTRHSDHHHRASKKYQILDHHDNSPQLPFGYPTSMVISLLPPLWFWIMNKRVPREMKVYKR; encoded by the coding sequence ATGAAAGATCTTAAATATATTTGTGCATACACAATACCTTTTATGGCAATTATTGGTATCTGGTTACATGGAATTTATACTTACCTAACTCCTATATATGCCTTTGGTGTCATTCCAATATTGGAATTATTTACAAATTCATCTTCCAAAAATATAGATGGCAACCATAAAATATTACAATCCAAAAAAAAGATATTTGACTGGATGCTTTACTTTAATCTCCCAATGGTTTATGGTATTTTACTCTTTGCTATTTATACCTGTACATCATCAAATCTGGATACGTATGAAGTTGTTGGTATTATTATTTCCTTAGGAATCGTATTAGGATCTAATGGTATAAATGTAGGACATGAGTTAGGTCATCGTTTTACCAAAGAACGTTATATAGGCAAAGCACTTCTGCTACCATCTTTGTATATGCACTTTTATATTGAACATAATTTTGGTCATCACCTTAAAGTTGCAACCAAAGAAGATCCAGCTACAGCAAGATACAATCAACCTGTCTATTTGTTTTGGATAACTTCAACTATACGACAATACATAAGTGCATGGAAAATACAACTAAAACTATTAAACCAAAACAATCAAGCTTTCTTCTCTATAAAAAATGACATGCTTTGGTACTTTTTAATTACCATTATATATCTCATGTTACTTACATATTTCTTCGGTCTCTATGGATTACTTGTTGCTATCTTAAGTGGAATAACAGGATTCTTATTACTTGAAACTATAAATTATATAGAACATTATGGTCTAGTAAGGACAAAAACTTCTTCTGGCCGTTATGAGCGTGTAAAGGAAATTCATTCCTGGAATTCTAACCATACCTTAGGAAGAATTATGCTATATGAATTAACACGACATAGTGATCATCATCACAGAGCATCAAAAAAATATCAGATTTTGGATCATCATGATAACAGTCCTCAATTACCTTTTGGTTATCCTACATCCATGGTAATATCATTACTTCCTCCCCTATGGTTTTGGATTATGAATAAACGTGTTCCACGTGAAATGAAAGTATATAAACGGTAG
- the gltX gene encoding glutamate--tRNA ligase, protein MTKDIRVRFAPSPTGPLHIGGVRTALFNYLFAKQHNGTFILRIEDTDQNRYVPGAEEYIKEALDWCSIPFDEGPGKDGGFGPYKQSERKHLYKQYADQLIKDGHAYYAFDTSEALDKHRKDHEANGKTFIYNWHNREKLTNSLSLSKDEVTAKIDSGESYVIRFKSPKDEILHLTDEIRGDMKIDTNILDDKILFKSDGMPTYHLANIVDDHLMKITHVIRGEEWLPSLALHVLLYRSFGWESPIFAHLPLILKPVGKGKLSKRDGDKMGFPVFPLQWTDPKTQNISSGYREDGYLPEAVVNMLAFLGWNPGTEQELFSLQELIQEFDLKRVNKAGAKFDPEKTKWFQQQQLQKMDNTLLSKQFKTILSEKNIATTLDLDVVINTIKERATFTKDLWSLSHFYFLSPSEYDEKAIKKAWKEDTSGLMHELTRILSDIPDFSEDNASTIVKRWITGKEIGFGKIMMPLRIALVGSLQGPDVFQIASMIGKKETIRRIENAIEKN, encoded by the coding sequence ATGACAAAAGACATTAGGGTACGATTTGCACCAAGTCCCACCGGACCCTTACATATAGGAGGTGTGAGAACTGCATTATTTAATTATCTATTTGCCAAGCAACACAATGGAACCTTTATTCTTAGAATAGAAGATACTGATCAAAACAGATATGTTCCCGGAGCAGAAGAATATATTAAAGAAGCACTAGATTGGTGTAGTATTCCGTTTGATGAAGGACCAGGAAAAGATGGAGGGTTTGGCCCATATAAACAAAGTGAACGTAAACATTTATACAAGCAATATGCTGATCAATTGATAAAAGATGGTCACGCCTATTATGCTTTTGATACTTCAGAAGCTCTTGATAAACACAGAAAAGATCATGAAGCCAACGGTAAAACATTTATCTATAATTGGCATAACAGAGAAAAACTTACCAATTCTTTATCTTTATCTAAGGATGAAGTAACAGCAAAAATTGATTCTGGTGAATCTTATGTCATTAGATTTAAATCTCCTAAAGATGAAATTTTACATCTTACAGATGAGATTCGAGGAGATATGAAAATTGACACTAACATTCTTGACGATAAAATCTTATTTAAAAGTGACGGGATGCCTACGTATCATCTTGCCAATATTGTGGATGATCATTTAATGAAAATTACACACGTAATTCGAGGAGAAGAATGGTTGCCTTCCTTAGCACTTCATGTTCTTTTGTATCGCTCTTTTGGTTGGGAGTCACCAATTTTTGCTCATTTACCACTAATACTAAAACCAGTCGGTAAAGGAAAACTTAGCAAAAGAGATGGTGATAAAATGGGATTCCCAGTGTTTCCTTTGCAGTGGACAGATCCTAAAACTCAAAATATTTCTTCAGGATATCGTGAAGATGGTTATTTGCCAGAAGCTGTTGTTAACATGCTTGCCTTTTTAGGATGGAATCCAGGTACAGAACAGGAATTATTTTCTCTTCAAGAATTGATTCAGGAATTTGATCTAAAACGTGTTAATAAAGCTGGTGCAAAATTTGATCCTGAAAAAACCAAATGGTTCCAACAGCAACAGCTGCAAAAAATGGATAATACCCTACTCTCAAAACAATTTAAAACCATTCTATCTGAAAAAAACATTGCTACAACCTTAGATCTAGATGTTGTTATAAATACAATAAAAGAACGAGCTACATTTACTAAAGATCTCTGGAGCCTAAGTCATTTTTATTTTTTATCACCTAGTGAATATGATGAAAAAGCAATTAAAAAAGCCTGGAAAGAAGATACTTCAGGTTTAATGCACGAATTAACAAGAATACTAAGTGATATTCCAGATTTTTCTGAAGACAATGCTTCGACCATTGTAAAAAGATGGATTACAGGAAAAGAAATTGGTTTTGGTAAAATCATGATGCCATTGCGTATAGCATTAGTGGGTTCACTTCAAGGACCTGATGTATTTCAAATCGCTTCAATGATTGGTAAAAAAGAAACCATTAGAAGGATAGAAAACGCTATCGAAAAAAATTAA
- the mnmG gene encoding tRNA uridine-5-carboxymethylaminomethyl(34) synthesis enzyme MnmG: MFDTEYDVIVVGAGHAGSEAAASAANLGCSTLLITMNLQNIAQMSCNPAMGGIAKGQIVREIDALGGYSGIVSDRTAIQFKMLNKSKGPAMWSPRVQSDRMRFAEEWRLLLEQTPNLDFYQEMVSGLLVENGEIKGVQTSLGIEIKAKTVVLTNGTFLNGLIHIGEKQFGGGRAGEKAATGITEQLIDFGFDAGRMKTGTPPRVDGRSLDYSKMIEQPGDDNPEKFCYTDATKPLTKQRSCHMTYTSLEVHDLLREGFDRSPMFNGRIKSIGPRYCPSIEDKINRFADKERHQLFVEPEGWNTVEVYVNGFSTSLPEDVQFKALKSVVGFENVKFFRPGYAIEYDYFPPTQLTHTLETKLISGLFFAGQINGTTGYEEAASQGLMAGINAALKVKEKESFILKRSEAYIGVLIDDLITKGTEEPYRMFTSRAEYRTLLRQDNADFRLTPKSHEIGLASDERMKRMEEKEKKASNFVQFFKDTSVSPEEANPVLEEKKSSTINQSGKLFKLFSRPQITLDDIKHFEKVSAYIKENNLDKEVLEQTEIQVKYSGYIEKEKNNADKLNRLEDVKIPKNFDYTKLKSLSYEAREKMSKIKPATVSQASRISGVSPSDISVLLVYMGR; the protein is encoded by the coding sequence ATGTTTGATACGGAGTATGATGTAATAGTAGTTGGTGCAGGTCATGCAGGAAGTGAAGCGGCAGCGTCAGCTGCCAATTTAGGTTGTAGCACTTTACTTATTACAATGAATTTGCAGAACATTGCTCAAATGAGTTGTAACCCGGCTATGGGAGGAATTGCAAAAGGGCAAATTGTAAGAGAGATAGATGCACTTGGTGGGTATAGTGGAATCGTGAGTGATCGTACTGCCATACAATTTAAAATGTTGAATAAATCAAAAGGACCTGCAATGTGGAGTCCAAGAGTTCAAAGTGACAGAATGCGTTTTGCAGAAGAATGGAGGTTGCTGTTAGAGCAAACTCCTAATTTGGATTTTTACCAGGAAATGGTGAGTGGACTTTTGGTTGAAAATGGAGAAATAAAAGGAGTACAAACATCTCTTGGAATTGAAATAAAAGCAAAGACCGTTGTGTTAACTAACGGAACATTTTTGAATGGATTAATTCATATTGGAGAAAAACAATTTGGTGGAGGTAGAGCTGGTGAAAAAGCCGCAACCGGGATAACAGAACAATTGATTGATTTTGGTTTTGATGCTGGAAGAATGAAAACAGGAACTCCTCCTAGAGTGGATGGAAGATCTTTGGATTATTCTAAAATGATTGAACAACCAGGAGATGATAATCCTGAAAAGTTTTGCTATACAGATGCAACAAAACCACTCACAAAACAAAGATCATGTCATATGACGTATACCTCTTTAGAGGTTCATGATTTGTTACGAGAAGGCTTTGATCGTTCCCCAATGTTTAATGGTAGAATTAAAAGTATCGGGCCAAGATATTGTCCATCTATTGAGGATAAGATTAATAGATTTGCAGATAAAGAAAGACACCAATTGTTTGTAGAACCCGAAGGGTGGAATACAGTAGAAGTTTATGTAAACGGATTTTCTACATCCTTACCAGAGGATGTTCAATTTAAAGCTTTGAAATCTGTAGTAGGTTTTGAAAATGTAAAATTTTTTAGACCAGGATATGCCATAGAATATGATTACTTTCCTCCAACACAGTTAACGCATACTTTGGAGACAAAATTAATTTCAGGATTATTTTTTGCGGGACAAATTAATGGAACTACCGGATATGAAGAAGCAGCTTCTCAAGGATTAATGGCGGGGATAAATGCAGCGCTAAAAGTAAAGGAAAAAGAATCTTTTATTCTTAAAAGAAGCGAAGCGTATATCGGTGTTTTAATAGATGATCTTATAACTAAAGGAACAGAGGAACCATATCGAATGTTTACTTCACGTGCAGAGTACAGAACTTTGTTAAGACAAGATAATGCAGATTTTAGGCTTACACCAAAATCCCACGAAATTGGTTTGGCTTCAGATGAACGAATGAAGAGAATGGAAGAGAAGGAAAAGAAGGCAAGTAACTTTGTTCAGTTTTTTAAAGACACAAGTGTTTCTCCAGAGGAAGCAAATCCTGTTTTAGAAGAAAAGAAGTCATCAACGATTAATCAGAGCGGAAAACTATTTAAATTGTTTTCACGACCACAGATTACTTTAGATGATATAAAACATTTTGAAAAAGTTTCTGCATATATAAAAGAGAATAATTTGGATAAAGAAGTTTTAGAACAAACAGAGATTCAGGTTAAATATTCTGGTTATATAGAAAAAGAAAAAAATAATGCAGATAAACTAAATAGACTTGAAGATGTGAAAATTCCAAAGAATTTTGATTATACAAAATTGAAATCTTTGTCCTATGAAGCAAGAGAGAAAATGTCTAAAATAAAACCAGCAACCGTTTCTCAAGCATCACGAATTAGCGGAGTGTCACCAAGTGATATTTCTGTACTTTTGGTTTATATGGGTAGGTGA
- a CDS encoding DUF4175 family protein, whose translation MDNFQFIKSKLEQFTRKYYINELIKGIILFFAIGVLYFLITLLIENFLWLGKLGRTILFWLFIAVEFGLFIKFILVPIAKLFKLTKGIDYEKASGIIGNHFPEVSDRLLNLLQLSKNDDSSALLLAGIEQKSNELKPIPFKLAINFKKNAKYLKYAAIPVAIFLLLFIFNKTGWISDSYKRVVNYEVAYEPPAPFQFFIINKDLNAFENKDFILKVRTAGDIVPDNATITYNDEIYFLKNVGLGEFEYRFIQLKESLEFVISANEVNSLPHSLSVVPIPALLNFEMKLDYPNYTKKKDEILKSSGNATIPEGTKVDWIVYTRNTDKVELKTKDSVVPLTKNGTNFSYQKKVYSNMDYQITTSNKNVKDYDNLAFNLNVIKDQYPELNLKSEKDSVDNQTIYFFGRISDDYGLNKLRLVYYDKENASDIKIKNIAINKAVFDEFIYAFPAGIDLIEGLNYEFYFEVFDNDIIHNYKSTKSQVFNFRQLTKEEREDTLLKKQNEAISGLNKSLDKFKEQEQELKNLSKTQKEKKNLDFNDKKKLEDFLKRQKEQEKMMQDFSKKLKDNLEQLENKEKQEPFKDALKERLERNEEKLKKNEKLLEEIERLADKIQKEELTKKLEELGKENKNIKKNLEQLLELTKRYYVIEKHEKLVKELEDLSKRQEELSEKNDEENTKEKQEELNKEFENFQKEMKKLREENKDLKKPMSLDQKKEDENEIKKEQEKASENLQKENKSDAKKNQKSAAQKMKQMSSGMMMQMQMAGGEQQQEDMEMLRQILDNLVDFSIGQEGLMKRFKGIDINNPSYSSKLRKQSILRENFIHIDDSLYALALRTPQITESVTQKLTDIEFNIDKSLERLAENQVVQGSANQQYTVTGSNDLAYLLSRTLDQMQNSMSASGSKGKSGSNEFQLPDIIKKQDELNKKMEEGAEKGKKKGDKKGEQEGEKQGEKQGEKQGKKQGKNGKGGGKEGNQKGSKEGNKKNGEGKNGEGESQMQKEDMNGELYEIYKQQQQLRNALQDKIRKEGKGNKIGSSLLRKMEEVEQELLEKGFNERTLSKMLNLKHELLKLEDATLEQGEEEKRESKTNQVQFGNQNRQQLEKAKQYFNTTEILNRQVLPLRQNYKQKVQEYFKKDND comes from the coding sequence ATGGATAATTTTCAATTCATAAAAAGTAAGTTAGAGCAGTTTACAAGAAAATATTATATCAATGAACTTATAAAAGGTATTATACTTTTTTTTGCTATTGGTGTTTTATATTTTTTAATAACACTGTTAATTGAGAATTTTTTGTGGCTTGGTAAGCTAGGAAGAACTATACTGTTTTGGCTGTTTATCGCTGTTGAATTTGGTTTATTTATAAAGTTTATACTAGTACCAATTGCTAAACTATTTAAGCTTACAAAAGGAATAGATTATGAAAAAGCATCTGGGATAATTGGAAATCATTTTCCTGAGGTAAGTGATAGACTTTTAAATTTATTACAGCTAAGCAAAAATGACGATTCATCTGCTTTGCTACTTGCGGGTATTGAACAAAAATCAAATGAACTAAAACCTATCCCTTTTAAGCTAGCTATTAACTTTAAAAAGAATGCTAAATATCTTAAATACGCAGCAATTCCTGTAGCTATATTCCTACTATTGTTTATTTTCAATAAGACTGGCTGGATTTCTGATAGTTATAAAAGAGTTGTAAATTATGAAGTCGCTTATGAGCCACCAGCACCATTTCAGTTTTTTATAATTAACAAAGATTTGAATGCTTTCGAAAATAAAGACTTTATACTTAAAGTGAGAACTGCAGGTGATATTGTTCCTGATAATGCTACAATTACATATAATGATGAAATATATTTTTTAAAAAATGTAGGCTTAGGTGAGTTTGAATATAGATTTATTCAACTAAAAGAATCTTTAGAATTTGTTATAAGCGCGAATGAAGTTAATTCGCTACCGCATAGTTTGTCGGTGGTTCCTATTCCGGCGTTACTTAATTTTGAGATGAAATTAGACTATCCTAATTACACTAAAAAGAAGGATGAAATTTTAAAAAGTTCTGGGAATGCAACCATCCCAGAAGGAACAAAAGTGGATTGGATAGTGTATACAAGAAACACAGATAAGGTAGAATTAAAGACCAAAGATTCTGTTGTTCCATTAACAAAGAACGGAACGAATTTTTCTTACCAGAAAAAGGTGTATTCTAATATGGATTATCAAATCACTACATCGAATAAAAACGTAAAGGATTATGATAATTTGGCGTTTAATCTTAATGTAATTAAGGACCAGTATCCAGAGTTAAATTTGAAATCTGAAAAAGATTCAGTTGACAATCAAACTATTTATTTTTTTGGTAGAATAAGTGATGATTATGGATTAAATAAACTTCGATTAGTATACTATGATAAGGAGAATGCATCTGATATTAAGATTAAAAATATAGCCATTAATAAAGCTGTGTTTGATGAATTTATATATGCTTTTCCTGCGGGAATTGATTTGATAGAAGGGCTTAATTATGAATTTTATTTCGAGGTTTTTGATAATGATATTATTCATAATTATAAGAGTACAAAAAGCCAGGTATTTAATTTTCGACAACTCACAAAAGAAGAGAGAGAAGATACATTATTAAAAAAGCAGAATGAGGCGATATCTGGATTGAATAAATCATTAGACAAGTTTAAGGAACAAGAACAAGAATTAAAAAACTTAAGTAAAACTCAAAAAGAGAAAAAGAATTTAGATTTTAATGATAAGAAGAAGTTAGAAGATTTCTTAAAAAGACAAAAAGAACAGGAGAAAATGATGCAGGATTTTTCTAAAAAATTAAAAGATAATCTTGAGCAGTTAGAGAATAAGGAAAAACAAGAACCTTTCAAAGATGCACTAAAAGAAAGACTAGAAAGGAACGAAGAAAAGTTAAAAAAGAACGAAAAACTTCTCGAAGAAATTGAACGTCTTGCTGACAAAATTCAAAAAGAAGAGTTAACAAAAAAACTAGAAGAGTTAGGTAAGGAAAATAAGAATATAAAGAAAAATCTAGAACAACTTTTAGAATTAACCAAGCGATATTATGTGATAGAGAAACACGAAAAACTGGTTAAGGAGTTAGAAGATTTATCAAAAAGACAAGAAGAATTGTCTGAGAAAAATGATGAGGAAAACACAAAAGAAAAGCAGGAGGAATTAAATAAAGAGTTTGAAAATTTCCAGAAGGAAATGAAAAAACTAAGAGAAGAAAATAAGGATTTAAAAAAACCAATGAGCCTGGATCAGAAAAAGGAAGATGAAAATGAGATAAAAAAAGAACAGGAAAAAGCAAGCGAGAACTTACAAAAGGAAAACAAATCTGACGCTAAAAAAAATCAAAAAAGTGCAGCTCAGAAAATGAAGCAGATGAGTAGTGGTATGATGATGCAAATGCAAATGGCAGGTGGAGAACAACAGCAAGAAGACATGGAGATGTTAAGACAGATTTTAGATAACCTTGTTGATTTTTCTATAGGACAAGAAGGTTTAATGAAAAGGTTTAAAGGTATAGATATTAATAATCCCAGCTATTCATCTAAACTTAGAAAACAAAGTATATTAAGGGAGAATTTTATACATATAGATGACAGCCTTTATGCTTTAGCATTACGAACACCACAAATAACAGAAAGTGTAACACAAAAGCTTACCGATATAGAATTTAATATTGATAAATCATTGGAAAGATTGGCAGAAAACCAAGTTGTTCAGGGTTCGGCTAATCAACAGTATACTGTTACTGGATCGAATGACTTAGCATATTTATTGAGTAGAACTTTGGATCAGATGCAAAACAGCATGTCGGCTTCAGGTAGTAAAGGCAAGAGTGGTTCTAATGAATTTCAGTTACCAGATATTATAAAGAAACAGGATGAGCTAAATAAGAAGATGGAAGAAGGTGCTGAAAAAGGAAAAAAGAAAGGCGATAAAAAAGGAGAACAAGAGGGAGAAAAGCAAGGAGAAAAGCAAGGAGAAAAGCAAGGAAAAAAACAGGGTAAAAATGGCAAAGGTGGTGGTAAGGAAGGAAACCAAAAAGGGAGCAAAGAAGGGAATAAAAAAAATGGAGAGGGTAAAAATGGAGAAGGTGAGTCACAGATGCAAAAGGAAGATATGAATGGTGAGTTATATGAAATATATAAACAACAACAACAACTTCGAAATGCACTACAAGATAAAATTAGAAAAGAAGGAAAAGGAAATAAAATTGGGAGTAGCTTGTTGCGTAAAATGGAAGAGGTAGAACAAGAACTTTTAGAAAAAGGATTTAATGAAAGAACGTTATCAAAGATGCTCAATTTAAAACATGAGTTGCTTAAACTGGAGGATGCAACTTTGGAACAAGGTGAGGAGGAAAAAAGAGAAAGCAAAACAAATCAAGTACAGTTTGGTAATCAAAATAGACAGCAATTAGAAAAGGCAAAACAATATTTTAATACTACTGAAATATTAAATAGACAAGTACTACCTTTGCGGCAAAATTATAAACAAAAGGTACAAGAGTATTTTAAGAAAGATAATGATTAA